In the genome of Hyla sarda isolate aHylSar1 unplaced genomic scaffold, aHylSar1.hap1 scaffold_1253, whole genome shotgun sequence, one region contains:
- the LOC130303990 gene encoding histone H2B 1.1, with protein sequence MPDPAKSAPAPKKGSKKAVTKTQKKDGKKRRKTRKESYAIYVYKVLKQVHPDTGISSKAMGIMNSFVNDIFERIAGEASRLAHYNKRSTITSREIQTAVRLLLPGELAKHAVSEGTKAVTKYTSAK encoded by the coding sequence ATGCCTGATCCCGCCAAGTCTGCACCAGCGCCCAAGAAAGGCTccaagaaagccgtgaccaagacTCAGAAGAAGGATGGTAAGAAGcggaggaagaccaggaaggaaaGCTATGCCATCTACGTGTACAAGGTGCTCAAGCAGGTCCACCCTGACACCGGCATATCCTCCAAGGCCATGGGCATCATGAACTCctttgtcaacgatatcttcgagcgcatcgcaggggaagcctcccgcctggctcactacaacaagcgctccaccatcacctcccgggagatccagaccgccgtgcgcctgctgctgcctggagagctggccaagcacgccgtgtccgagggcaccaaggcagtcaccaagtacaccagcgccaagtaa